In Kutzneria kofuensis, the DNA window GTCCGTGACCAAGGCGTTCTTCGTGACGCCGGTCGCGGTCACCCCGGAGAGGAGCCGGCCGCCACGCTGCCGCACGGCGGTAAGCAGCGTGGTGGCCAGCAGCACGGGTTGCACCTGGCCGTCCTCGGGGTACAGGACGGCCCCGGTGATCTCGCGGGTCAGGTTCGGCTCCAGCTCGAACGCCCGCTCCGGCGTGATCTCCTCGGCAAGCACGCCGGCAGCTCGTTGCCGTGCCGCGAAATCGTGCAGCGGTCCCGAATCCGTGGTCGCGACCACCAGACCGCCCTTGGGCTGCCACTCGACATCGGCTTGTTCGGCCCCGAGTTCGTCCGCCAGCCTGGCGAGCAGTTCCGGGAGTTGGCGGCGGGACGCCTGGGCCAGTTCGAGTTCCGGGCCCGGTTCCTTGTCCGAGACGAGCACGTTGCCCTCGCCCGCGCCGGTCGTGCCGGCGGCCGGGCCGCTGCGGTCGACCACGGTGACCGTCGCGCCGGCCGCGCTGAGCGCCTCGGCGCAGGCCGCGCCGATGACCCCGGCGCCGACGACAACAACGTGCACGGCCACCTCCGTTCGTTAAAATGAACGCTACGGGTCGGAGGTGGCGCAGGTCAAGGCCGGCGGTCCGGCATCGGCGGGGTACTGCAGCAACAGCACCGACAGCACCGGCTCGTCGACGGCGCGGTAGATGTGCGGCCGGTCGGCCGGGAAGCTCACGTAGTCACCGGGGCCCAGCTCGTACGGGTCGTCCGGCGGGCCGATCAGCAGCCGGCCGGTGACCACGGTGACGTGCTCGATTCCGGCGTGGCCGTCGGAGTGCTGCTGCTGGCCGGGGCGGACCCGCTGGTCGTAGACCTCGAAGACGGTCTCGGTGACGTCCAGCCGGCGCAGCATCCGCAGGTCGACCGCGTTGCTGCTGAGGACGTCCAGGTCGGCCGAGCGGACCAGCACCACGTCCGGGTCGCTGCGCAACGTCAGCAGGCTCGACACCGGCACACTCAAGGCGTTCGACAAACTGAACACGGTCTCGATGGTGGGGTTGCCGGCGCCGGACTCCAGCTGGGACAGCGTGCCCTTGGCGATGCCAGACCGGCGGGCCAGCTCCGACAGCGACAGGCCGCTGCGTTCACGCAGCACCTTCAGGTTCGCCGCCAACACCTGGCCGGCCCTCGGCTGAGTCACGCCCCCACGATGTCATGAAAGGACCATTCCTGACGTCCAGCGTCAGGAATGGTCCTTTCACAGCGGTTACTTGGCCGGCGGCGCGAAACAGTGCGCCAGGTCGAGCAGCTGGTCCAGCAGCTCGTTGCCGGTGCTCGGCCGGAACCGGACCACCTGCGGGTCGTGGTCGCTGGCCTGGTCGGCGAACTCGGCGTTGACGTGCACCACGTCGTACTGCACGCCGCGCGGCGCGGTGCTGACCAGCAGGTGGTCGAGCACCTCGGAGTTGCCCTGGTAGACGTAGCTGTAGCGCTGGTTCGCGGGCAGCTCGTTCACCAGGTCACGCAGCTTGCCGCCGGCGGTGAGCGTGGCCACCGTCGGGGAGAACTGCATGTCGTTGAAGTCGCCCGGGATGACGATGTTGGCCTTCGCGTTCACCGCCAGGATCTGGTCGACGAACGCGCGCAGCGCCGCCGTCTGCTGCCCGCGCTGCACCTCCGAGCTCCGTGTCGGCGGCTGGTTGCGGCCCACGTCCGGCTGGTCGCCGAGCTTGGACACCAGGTGGTTGCCGATCACGATGACCTCGCGGCCCTGGAACCGGAACTCGGCGGCCAGCGGCTTGCGGCTGGCGTTCCAGGCCGGGTTGGTCGGGTCGACGCGGCCCGGCGAGACCGACAACTCCGCCTGCCCGTGCTTGTTGACGATCGTCGTCGCGGTGGTGGCGTCACCGCCCGGGCGGTCCACGAAGGACACCCGCTTCGGGTTGTAGAAGAAGGCGATCCGGATGTTGCCGCCCGGCTGGCCGCCGTCGGCGTCGTTGGTCGGATCGATCTCCGTCCACCTGTACTGCGGTCCGCCCGCGGCCACCACGGCGTCGGCGAACTTCTGCAGCGTCTGGTCCGCCGCGACGACGCCGTCGTCCTTGGCGCCGGAGTTGTCCTGGATCTCCTCCAGCGACACGATGTCCGGCGCGGCCAGGTTGTGCACCAGGTTGCCGGCCAGGCGGTCGAACTTGGCCTGCGGATCGGTCGGCGCCAGGTTCTCCACGTTGTAGGTGGCCACCGCCAGCTCGTCCACGGTCTGCTTGGCCGTGGTCTCCGGCTGGATGCCGCCCGAGACGTAACCGCCCAGCTGCGTCGCCTGGATCACGTAGCCGCCGAACTGGGTGTAGTCCAGCGGGCCGGCCGTGGCGCCCGCGAGCTTGTCGCCCACGTTCGCCTTGGGGAAAGGCACCTGGGAGAACGGGATCAGCGACTGCACCTCGAGCCGGCCCGAGTTGTTGTCGTCGTAGCCCAGGTAGACCGTGCCGCCGCGGACGCTCGGGTTCTGCGTCGGCTTGGTCGTCACGTACAGCTCGTTGTACTTGTCGGTCGGGCCGACCACGCGGGCGTCGTCCACCTCGACCCGCATGCCCTCACGCGACTCGAAGAAGTCCAACGCGTACTTGTCCGGCTGCAGCGGGAGGGACTCGATGTTGCCGCCGGTCGGGGCGAACGCCGTCGGAACCGTGTCCGGGCCGAGCACCTCGGCCGCCGGCAGCGGGTTGCCCGAGGAGACCACCGTGACCGTGGCCGAGCCGAGCTCGGTGTTGGACTGGTACAGCGAGCTCGCGCCGGACTCGTCCGGGTAGAACTCCGACACCTTGCCGGAGACCTTGACCGAGTCGCCCGGCTGCACCGCGATCTTGGCGGAGCCGGTGTAGACGAAGATGCCCTCGCTGGTGCGGGGATCGCTGTCCGGGTTCGGGTCCTGGAAGAAGAAGCCCTGGCTGTTGCCGAAGGAGCGGACGCCCGTCACGATGCCCGGCACGTCGCTGACCTGCTTGCCGACCAGCGGCGAGAGGCGGGTCGTGCCCTGGATGTCGTGGATGCGGGCCGGCACCCCGGTCGGCGGGGTGGGGCCGCCCGGCGTCGTCTCACCCTTGCCGTTCGTCGGGGCCGGCGCGCCGGTGGCGAAGTCCTTGCCGTTGTCGTCGGTGTCGCCCGCCGTGCGGGTCACCGCCGTCGTGTTGCTCGGGGCCGCGGCCGACGTGCCCTCGACGACCACCGCGCCGCCGAAGCCCACCAGGTCGTGCACCCGGGGATCCGCCGCGCAGTCCGCCGCCGTCAGGCAGGTCAGCGGGTCCGTGCCCGAAACCAGGGCCACCGTGCCCGCCGTCGCCGACATGTTGATGTTGCCGGTCGCGTCCGGCGTCGGGAGCGCCGTCGTGCCGCCGGTGCCCTTCGCCTCGCCCACCAGGTACTTCGTCCCCGGGGCGATGCTGCCCGTCAGCGGCGTCGCCTGCCACACGCTCGTCGGCTTCGGCGCCGCCGGCAGGTACTGCACGCTCCAACCGGCCACCGACACCGCCGTCGCGGCCCGGTTGGCCAGCTCGACGTAGTCGGAGGTGAGGGTGGCGCCGGCGTTGCCGCCGCCCCCGTACACCTCGGCGATCAGGGCGTCGGCACTCGGCGTCGCCGACGCCGGGGCCGCCGTGACGACCAGGCCGGCCGACAGCAGCGCGGTCACCGCCGTGCCGGCCATGGCTCTGCGGCGGTGTGGAGATGGGGTCACCCTCGTCCTCCTACTAGCTCAGTGGTCGGGGCATCCTCCCCCGGTTGAGTGAACGCCGGAAGGCTTTTGCGCAACGGTTACCTGGTAGTACGAACGGCGGCAACTTCCGGTGTTCAGCCCATACCGGGCGGATCACCGATCTGGCGTTGACCTCGTGAGACGGTGGGCCCTCGTGCTCATGGCGGACGCCGGATGCTGCGTCCTGGCCATCGTGGTGTCCCTGATCCCCGGCATCCAGCTGCCGATCGTGTGGCCGGAGCTGGCGCTGTTCGCGCTGCCCGGCGTGGTCGCGGGGGTGTTCGTCCTGCTCCGAGCCCGCAAGCCACAGCAGTTGCTGACCGGCATCGGGGCCGTGCCGCCGAACCCGCGCGTCGCGTTGATCATGTTGGCCATCGCCGCCGGGACCTTCAGCTGGGGCACCTGGCCCGGACTTCACCCGCAATACGCGAACGGCCAGCACTCCTACGACAGCCATGGGTACAAGACCTGTTTCACCACCGCCCGGCACGAGGAGACGGTCGCCGCCCTGCCGAGGGCCGCGGCCGCGCTCGTGGTGTTCTTTCTCGCCGGGATGGCCCTGCTGTGCCTGGCCGTGGTCGATCGGAGGAGCGAGCCGTGAAGCGGTTGATCGTCGCCTCGCTGGTCGGCGCGGCCTGGGCCGTCACCGTGCTGGTGCTGTCCCTGGCCTTCGGCGCCGCGCTGCCGATCGGCGTGACCGCGATGTGGCTGTCCGCCGTGCTGATGGCGGTCGCCAGCCGATTCCTGACCACGCCCGCGAGGACGGCACCTACCGAACCCTGCACCGCTGCGACCGTCCGGCCAAGCGCCTGCTGTACCTCGCGCTGGCCGCGCTCGGCTTCGGCGCCTTCACCGACGCGCCCCGCCCCGGCGTCAAGATCCTCGCCGGCGACAACCGCACCGGCCTCGCCCTCACCGGCGTCCCGGCTGGGCCAGTCTCTCCGTCGCCTTCTCCGCCGGCCCCGGCGCCGTCGTCACCACCGCCCCAACAGCTCACCCCGCTGGCGACAACGAGCCTCGGCACCTCTGGTGCCGGGGCTCCTCCGTTCAGCTTTCCCAACCGGCGCTCGCGAGGGCGTGGTGGTCCGCCAGCGCCGACCGGTCCGGTTCCAGGCCCTCAGGTACGCACAGAGGCCTTCCGTCCAGGTCCGCGTACTGCTCGTACCGCAGCAAGCCGGGATCGACGACGATCACCAGCCGATCCGGGTCGACCGCCACCATGCCCCGGTCGAACAGGGAGTGAATATCGGCTCGAAGCAGGAGCCCCTGGTCCCTCCGATGCTCCTGGTGCTTGGCGAAACCACGGAGGTGCGCGGCCTGCAACGCCTCTCGCGGACACGGTCCGGTCACCGCACAGCTGCTGCCGTAGCTGTCGAACAGCATCTGTCGGACCCCCTGCTGGCCGGTCCGCACCCGGACCATCGCCCGCCTGGACCCACCTTTGACGCTGTCCCGGCCTCCTCCGTTCGACGGCAGCGAAGCCGGCATCTGCACGGCCAACCCCTTGAGCCGCGCGGTGACCTGCACGACGTCCATGGGTCGTATCGCGTTCTGGACCGCCCTGTCGGTCGTGAGCTCCGCCAGTTCGTCTTTGTCTATGACCGGGTCGAGCGGTGTCCAGGTCCCCCCGTAGTGCGCCCTGAACACGGTGGTGGGGATCAGCTCGGTGGCCGGTTCGTCGAACGTGTGTCGGCATCTGCGACAGCGGTACCTCGGCTCCAAGGTCTCGCGAGGTCTGAATCGTACGAAGCCGCAGCTCGGGCAACGCTTCTGCGTCTTCACCTGATTCGGCTCGGCGTCGATGCGTTCCACCGTTGCCGCACCCAATGCCCAGTTGCTGTCGCGAAGGATCACCAAATGCCCCTCGGCGAGGTTCCTGTAGTGGGGCACGGTCGCGTCGTACGCGTAGATCTTGCCGGTGATGTCGTCGTATCCGCCGTTGCCCTGGAACTCCCGGTCATCCTCCTTCGTCAACAGCGACCAGGCTCGCTCGCTCGTCACGATCGGCGGTCGGACCGCCTGCAGCAACTCGTCCACACGGATGTCGTGGAGGTACATGTCCACCAGATGGCCCGCGAGCGCCTCGGCACAGCGGTCGTCGGTCAGCGACAGCCGCGCCTGCTCACTCAGGCTCGCCGTGTCCTCGGTCCTCGCCCACATCCAGTCCGCACGCAGGTCCGCGAACACCGTTTCGGCCGAACCGACAACCTCGTACTCGCTCAGCAACTCGGCCAGACGGCCCTCGTCCAGCTCGGCCAGCTCGCCGTGCCGGAACCGACTGACCACCCACAACAGGCCGATGGCCTCCGCGCTGGTCAGCCCCCGAGCCGCAGACAACAATTCGGCTGCGGTGTCGTCGAACGCCTCATGCTCGACCTCGAAGCCCAGCTGTTGGAGCACGAGCGCGATCGTCTCGTCGCCGCTGCGAAATTCCTCCGGCCGCAGCGGATCGCCTGCCCCTTCACCGTGCGCCACCCCCACGATCGCCCGCGCGTCATACCGTCGGTCGTCGTGAACCAGCGGAAACGACCGCGCGGTCAGAAATCCGTGGTCGCGCAGGAAAGCCGGCTCGCCGATGCGGTCGCACTCTGCGACGGCAGCCAGCACCGCCGCGCGGGAGATGTCAGCAAGGCTCACAGCTGCAGGGTAGGCGCCACCACCGACAGTTCCGGGGAAACGTCAGAGCCCCGGCAACCAGGTTCGGTTGCCGGGGCTCTGAGCAGCGGTGGCGGTGGGATTTGAACCCACGGAGGGTCTCCCCTCACACGCTTTCGAGGCGTGCTCCTTCGGCCGCTCGGACACGCCACCGGTAAGAACATTACAGGAGCCGCCGCGGCCGGTGACACGCGGGGTCACTTGCGGTCGAGCCTGGCCTTCAGGTCGTCGACGACGTGGCCGGCCTTGTCGAGCAGGTCGTGCCCGACCTCCTTGGCCTTGCCGACCATCTGCTCCTTCTGGCCCTCCGCCTGCAGGCGCTCGTTGCCGGTCTGCTCGCCGACCTTCTGCTTGGCCTGGCCGATGATCTGCTCGGCCCTGTCCTTGACCTTGTCGAACACGCTCATCAGTGCCTCCCTTGGCTCGCGCACCCTAGGGATGCCCCGTTCGGGGATGTCCGAATCACGGTCGGTGAGCGGCGAAGAACTCGTCCATCAGGGCGGCGCACTCCCGTTCGAGGACGCCGCCGCGCACCTCGGGGCGGTGGTTGAGCCGACGGTCGCGAACGACGTCCCAGAGCGAGCCGACGGCGCCGGTCTTGGGCTCCCAGGCCCCGAACACGACGCGGTCAACCCGGGCGAGGACGAGGGCGCCGGCGCACATGGTGCAGGGCTCGACGGTCACTGCGAGGGTGCAGCCCTCCAGGCGCCAGCCGTCCCCGTGACGGGCGGCGGCGGCGCGCAGGGCGAGGATCTCGGCGTGGGCAGTGGGGTCGCCGAGGCGTTCCCGGGCGTTGCAGGCGGACGCCAACTCCACGCCGTCACGGTCCACGACAACGGCGCCGATGGGGATGTCGTCGCCGGCAGCGCGAGCGGCCCGGATCGCGGCCCGGACCAGCTCCTCGTCACTGCTGGACACGGTCGACGACGGCGGCGAACTCGCTGCTGAAGCCGCAGCGCTGGGCGATCATCTGCAGCTGCTCGTCCGGGTAGAGGTCGACCTCGTCGACGATCACCTGCAGCTCGCCGTCGGGCAGTCCCAGGTCGGCGAGAATGCCCAGGTCGCCCTCCGGCCACAGGCCGTCGTCCTCGTCGTCCGGCGGCTCGACGCGCAGCAGGTCCAGCACGTCGGCGGCGATGTCGTAGTCCAGCGCCGCGGCGGCGTCGGACAGCAACAGCGACACCCCGCCGGGACTGGGCCGCAGCAGCACGAAGAACTCGTCGTCGACGTTGAGCATGCCGAACAGCGCGCCGGTCGATCTGATCTTCCGCAGCGCGGTGATGGCGGCGTCGAGCTCGTTCAACGTGGCCAGTTCGAGCGAGCTGCAGCGCCATTTGCCGTCCTCGCGGACGACGGCGACACCGAAACCACCGACCGGCTCGTGCACCGACATGTGCACACCGTATGCGCCCGGGCCGGTCACCCGGAAGCACCATCCCCCAAGCCGGCCCCGCGGAGATCGGCCGGACGGTGGCTCCGGTGGGACCATGGCTGGATGACCACTTCAGCGGCACGCCCAGCAACCACCCAGTCAGGTGACCCCAGGCTCGCTGGTCTCATCGAGGCCGCCCGCGCGCTCCAGCCACGCACGGTGGCGTTGCGCCGACAGGTGCACAAGCGGCCTGAGCTGGGGCTGAAGCTGCCACTGACGCAGGCGGCGGTGCTGCACGCGCTGGAGGGTCTGCCGCTGGAGATCACCACCGGCAAGTCCACGGACTCGGTCGTCGCCGTGCTGCACGGCGCCCGGCCCGGCCC includes these proteins:
- a CDS encoding tRNA adenosine deaminase-associated protein; protein product: MSVHEPVGGFGVAVVREDGKWRCSSLELATLNELDAAITALRKIRSTGALFGMLNVDDEFFVLLRPSPGGVSLLLSDAAAALDYDIAADVLDLLRVEPPDDEDDGLWPEGDLGILADLGLPDGELQVIVDEVDLYPDEQLQMIAQRCGFSSEFAAVVDRVQQ
- a CDS encoding HNH endonuclease signature motif containing protein translates to MSLADISRAAVLAAVAECDRIGEPAFLRDHGFLTARSFPLVHDDRRYDARAIVGVAHGEGAGDPLRPEEFRSGDETIALVLQQLGFEVEHEAFDDTAAELLSAARGLTSAEAIGLLWVVSRFRHGELAELDEGRLAELLSEYEVVGSAETVFADLRADWMWARTEDTASLSEQARLSLTDDRCAEALAGHLVDMYLHDIRVDELLQAVRPPIVTSERAWSLLTKEDDREFQGNGGYDDITGKIYAYDATVPHYRNLAEGHLVILRDSNWALGAATVERIDAEPNQVKTQKRCPSCGFVRFRPRETLEPRYRCRRCRHTFDEPATELIPTTVFRAHYGGTWTPLDPVIDKDELAELTTDRAVQNAIRPMDVVQVTARLKGLAVQMPASLPSNGGGRDSVKGGSRRAMVRVRTGQQGVRQMLFDSYGSSCAVTGPCPREALQAAHLRGFAKHQEHRRDQGLLLRADIHSLFDRGMVAVDPDRLVIVVDPGLLRYEQYADLDGRPLCVPEGLEPDRSALADHHALASAGWES
- a CDS encoding CsbD family protein: MSVFDKVKDRAEQIIGQAKQKVGEQTGNERLQAEGQKEQMVGKAKEVGHDLLDKAGHVVDDLKARLDRK
- a CDS encoding endonuclease/exonuclease/phosphatase family protein — protein: MAGTAVTALLSAGLVVTAAPASATPSADALIAEVYGGGGNAGATLTSDYVELANRAATAVSVAGWSVQYLPAAPKPTSVWQATPLTGSIAPGTKYLVGEAKGTGGTTALPTPDATGNINMSATAGTVALVSGTDPLTCLTAADCAADPRVHDLVGFGGAVVVEGTSAAAPSNTTAVTRTAGDTDDNGKDFATGAPAPTNGKGETTPGGPTPPTGVPARIHDIQGTTRLSPLVGKQVSDVPGIVTGVRSFGNSQGFFFQDPNPDSDPRTSEGIFVYTGSAKIAVQPGDSVKVSGKVSEFYPDESGASSLYQSNTELGSATVTVVSSGNPLPAAEVLGPDTVPTAFAPTGGNIESLPLQPDKYALDFFESREGMRVEVDDARVVGPTDKYNELYVTTKPTQNPSVRGGTVYLGYDDNNSGRLEVQSLIPFSQVPFPKANVGDKLAGATAGPLDYTQFGGYVIQATQLGGYVSGGIQPETTAKQTVDELAVATYNVENLAPTDPQAKFDRLAGNLVHNLAAPDIVSLEEIQDNSGAKDDGVVAADQTLQKFADAVVAAGGPQYRWTEIDPTNDADGGQPGGNIRIAFFYNPKRVSFVDRPGGDATTATTIVNKHGQAELSVSPGRVDPTNPAWNASRKPLAAEFRFQGREVIVIGNHLVSKLGDQPDVGRNQPPTRSSEVQRGQQTAALRAFVDQILAVNAKANIVIPGDFNDMQFSPTVATLTAGGKLRDLVNELPANQRYSYVYQGNSEVLDHLLVSTAPRGVQYDVVHVNAEFADQASDHDPQVVRFRPSTGNELLDQLLDLAHCFAPPAK
- a CDS encoding helix-turn-helix domain-containing protein, with product MTQPRAGQVLAANLKVLRERSGLSLSELARRSGIAKGTLSQLESGAGNPTIETVFSLSNALSVPVSSLLTLRSDPDVVLVRSADLDVLSSNAVDLRMLRRLDVTETVFEVYDQRVRPGQQQHSDGHAGIEHVTVVTGRLLIGPPDDPYELGPGDYVSFPADRPHIYRAVDEPVLSVLLLQYPADAGPPALTCATSDP
- a CDS encoding nucleoside deaminase: MSSSDEELVRAAIRAARAAGDDIPIGAVVVDRDGVELASACNARERLGDPTAHAEILALRAAAARHGDGWRLEGCTLAVTVEPCTMCAGALVLARVDRVVFGAWEPKTGAVGSLWDVVRDRRLNHRPEVRGGVLERECAALMDEFFAAHRP